The DNA window TCCGGGCACGCACATTGCATGAACGTGTTACACGTGTACATATGTAATATAGCAATAGAGAAAGCTTTAgcatgtaaaattggtaaatatAGCATTATACCTCAAATTAAAGACTCTCCAAATGTATTACAAATCTCAAAGTTGCATGAATTCTGGGATATGTGAACCTAATAGGAGAGTTATGTCTGTGTAATCAAAGAAAACACCATACCCAAGGAGCGGGTGCTGTCACTGATTATGGAGTCGAATTTACAATTGCTTCTGTATCCACGTAAGAGCATTCACATCCGTGTTCTTGCCAACAAGCATGGTTGatggcccggccccactttttctgtctgcttttaggcaagagcacaacaccctcagtcgtgctcttccgcaaggacgagcacaaggacCTCActattccattattcaatttaaataaaaacatttccacaaaattaaaattcattaaaaataatcaaaataatattacatattacaaaaaaaattacataattaaaatcctaaaaattaaaaattacataattaaagtcttaaaaattaaaaattacataatttaaatcctaaaaattaaaaattacataattaaattcagaaaattaaaaaaacccactactcgtggccgaatttcaccCAAATGGATGaggaatgtgtgtatttatagatgattttgggattaatttttttttaaaagtttcaaaaaaattcaaaaaaatggtaatataatctgtatatttttgggaatccgaaaatatatttttttttgtattattttttattttaaaaaaaggaaaaaaatgtcaacggccaatagaaacgcgtcacgtcgccctgctcgctggcacggacgtgctcttagctaagagcacgtccgtgctagCTGCAAGAGCGCAACGGCGGACAAgcgtgtccttgccagcggcaaggacaaACGGACGGCGTGttgccaccgttgtggatgctctaagagattATCAATGACACGAGTCAAAACTATCTGAAATAGTTATTTAACAGAGTCCAAATTTCTCAATGATAAATTAAAGAAGTTTTTTTATATGAGCCTAAACTGTTatttaaaattgaagaactTCTAAATACAAGTGTAAATTATTTATCAAATTGAAGATTATTGCAAGTTAAGTATGAGTATGTCCACTACAACAAACTTATTTTATAAGGATACAAAATTAAATACGCAATTATTTACActggaaaaattcaaaaaataaccTAATTGAGGACACATAAAAAGCATCCGTAAGTTGAGAATATAATTGTCCacaaaatgtaaatatttttcttttctgatATATTTTCGTTTGCATCTCTTAATTTTAGTTGGAACATCGTGATAAAGCGTTTTTAAAACATGAGTGATGTATTCAAAAACACAAATTAGAATAGACTTAAAATATCCTTAGGCATTTTTTTTAGTGCATCAACGACAGAATCAAGACGGGATAAGAAGAATTAAATCAAGAAGGGATTACTAAAATTGCAACAAATCAAGTTTTGTATCAATATAAATAAATCTTCCATATATATCTACAATTGGAGTTCAAAAATGAGGACTATATATTGATGTGTgggaaaattgaaattttgcCACCATTCACTTTTTTCATAGAAGTTTGAAATATTGAGTCACTTAGAGATAAAAATTTGTTTTCAAAAAGTATATTTAGATTAAAAGAATGGAATGCGAAAAAGAAACAACAAAGTAAAGAATTCGAagacaatttcaatttcaatttcataaaGTTGAGATAAAGACACGATTGGCTTAAAATTAAGAAGAATTTGTTCCTTCTAAAAGTTGCGATACATATCACTATTGTCGATGTTTGCTCTCTCAACCGAATATTTAAAAGCAAAGTTGACAGAAGAACAATTGAAGAATTAGAATGCAAAAAAGTATCACATCAATTTCGACTTTTTTCAATAATATCACACTCTTCTTAAATTTTACCATCAAATTACACACAATATTTTCTTCGATAATATTATATGGATTGATGTATCAATAGCCTTTGTTGTATTTTCTTCTTGTAACTGATGCATAACTAAATATGGggtcattttatttacaaattagGTCGTTTTAGATTGATTTAGTTTACGATATGGAAGGTCATTTTTCAATCATGTTAGTTCATACGAGTTCATAttctccatcccataaaaatatgagcaatggATATGGCACgtgaattaagacaaaatttgtaaagtaagatagatggggtaaatggtatggtaaaataagagagagggggagaatgatagttaaagtaaagttaaaaaaaaattaactcctatataagggaggaaattacaactgatgtcaagaggcctcgaactcggcacctcatgcaataatgtctaagctccttgccgctatgacaaaggctctggactagTTAAAGTAAAGTTATTGGATAATGGAacctattttttctcattatttaattgatataactttccaaaaatgaaatgcacgtatttttatgggacagacgaaaatgaaaagtgcacatatttttatgggacggggtAACTTGAAGCGTCTTAAAATGACCTAATTCGAATCTGAAATTGACATCCATGTTTTTACTCTCATCCTTCCAATTTTTATATAATGATTGAAAAATTTGAACTCTAGCTATAATTcaaatttagttattttttaatCACTTATGTCCACAAATAGTAGTACTTAGTTTCTTTAGGATTATTTGCTTGTAAATATACAaactttcaatatttttttatttttctctcgaACTTTAGTTTTTGAAATTAATACATGAACTTTGAGTTTTTCTGATTTTCACaaaactatttttaaaaattgaagcTGACATATTCGTCGAAAGTGCAAACTTTTtttaggaaaaagaaaaagttcaaggaaaaaattagaaaatatcaaaatttcgTATTTGCATGCTAATAATAACATGTCATATTAATTTGTCGCATTTCTTTATGTGGATGGTATTATGTCAATTGTACTCCACATCAGCTTTAATTTGATTGGAACTGTTTGgcgagaaaaaaaaatcagaaaaatttAAAAGTTCATATATTACATTCAAAACAATATTGAAAGTTCGCAGACAAATAACTCtttcttttatccattttggtccatttttaataataattgatCACTTCTCCTcattctttttcttaattttacttttttctttttttatttattcatattcAACTAACAATACTCTAATTACTCACTTCGTCCctaaaattttgtcacatttttccatttccgtccgtcccacaaaatttgtcacatttcacttttttaccatttttggtaatggactccacatcccactaacttattcacactcacattttattataaaactaatactttataAGTGggactcacattctactaatttttcaaccactttccattacatttctaaaaatccaTGCCCGAtcaaactgtgacaaaatttgagggacgaatggagtattattttacctctcatattttatcaattttacattaaaactcaggTATTCCATTGCTAGAATCATTGATAATGAACAAAAGTAGTAATGATATTTTTCATGTCTTTTAGTTTATTTTCTACCGTGATTAAAATGTGGGACAACTAAAATGTGATAATTTTCTcaatctttttttaataaatttgcaACAGAAATAACACAATCTCGTAAGTTATTTAATCAAACAGTCAAAAGTttggaatataaaaatttatatgTTTATCCTAAAAGCATAAAACTAAAGGAAACCAATGTAGAATAAGTAATGAtgttgaaatttccaaaaaagaaaaataagatgaGACAGAGGCCCTCCCATTCCAACTCCCATAACCAAGATTCTTTCAACTTTTTCACCTCTCATCTCCTCCAGCTATAAATAGACAGCTCCTCCACAAACAAGAATATATAGCAAACCAGACTTCATACATACAAACTCCATATCTACTCAGTTTCCTCTTCAACCTCACTAAACATGTCTGACAAGTGCGGAAGCTGCGACTGCTCAGACAAATCCCAGTGCACGTACGTAAAAACTCTCTCTTTTACACCTCGAATAAGTTTTCAGCAATCGACCAGTTTTAACATCTATTTTTTCTTCGACATATTGCAGGAAGCAGGGGTACACAGCCGACATCATTGAGACCGAGAAGAGGTATGGTTGATCAAAACCAAAACTTTAATCTACCATAGATGATATTGAGTTGGACTAACTAGGATTGTTTCCCTTATTGTGGTTGCAGCTATGTCGTGGCGATGGATGCTGCTGAGCATGACGGCAAGTGCAAGTGCGGCAGCAGCTGCAGCTGCAGCGACTGCACCTGCGGCCACTGAGAGCATGACCTAATATTGGGATGGGGGCACTAGACTTCTTATCTTATTATGCAATCCTCTATAGCACTAAATAAGTTTGTCTGTGTCCCTTTCTCCTATCCTCAATGAATTAAATTACACTATTCTGTCTCTCTCACACAACACCAATGGATATGGAGGATTGCTATATTCTGATTCGTATATCGTACAAACTAGAAGCCGTAATTCAAATACAAATATACTTCAAAGGCTTCGCATTTCCATATATGATCATCTTATTTTTCTATAACGAAACAACTCTAGAGCATCCTAGTTACATAAACATTGGACGAGAAACGAAAATTACCTGCAAATTTCCTCTCTTCCCCCGCATCAGCCAACAATTGCAGGAATCCAAATACAACAGAGACGAGATGAGCAATATTGCTTCATAAATTTCTCAATATCAGAGAATGGAACAGTTGTTTTTACATTGTTTCTTATTTTCAAAACAAGTTAATTTTTCCGATCTCTATAACTTCAAAAAATGTACTCCATAATAATGTTTTCAACTATCCAAGTTGATTATGAAAGCTATCTAACATTTCAAACATTAAACCCTTCTGCACGAAGGCATTTGCGGTGAGCCTCAATCCATTTTTCACAAGCAGATTCGCCATGCTCCACAATGCATTCATCCCTCAACTTCTTAGTGTCGGGGCAAGCACAACAGATCTTCTTCTTTGGCTTTACATCGGGCGCAGAACCTTGGTCATCCAACGATTTTATGGATACAACAGGAGAGGAGTTCTGACTTGAAGATCCGGCACCCATCTACAAGCAAGTAAAAGGCATAGAAATTAACCTATGTGTTACATTGTAGAGACATTATCCAATGAGAGAAATAACAAAAAAGAAACAAAGGCAGCAGAAACTGAAAATTAAAGGAAGAACTGCAACTAATATGTGCAATTATTATTGCCATAATATATTAACTGAATCATGTTGGTCAATGGTCATTCCCACCAAATTAAAGGTATTTATATGATCCCTTTTGAAAATCAAGAGAATTGTATCCATGCTCCTACTAACTAAGTAAAAGAGCAGATAACTGATTCATCAAACGACAATtgcattcttaaacgtagaataGAGCAAGGACCTGTGTGGAGTTGCATGACAAAGAAATTTCTTTAATGATCCGAGTAACTTATCCAATACTCCAATTAACAAATACCTCAAACAGCTTTCAGATATAACAAGAACCAAACATAAACAAGGAAAGGAGCATTGCTTCCTTGCATCAACGGGATTGCACACAGAATCAAATATATCTAATCGCCAATAATATTCCCTTAAGTCAAATACCCCATCTAACCATTTTCCCTTCAAACTGCTAAAAGATTGATCATCGCAAACACAACTTAATTCTGAATCTGTTACACAAACCTCTGTAGTAGAAAGATTAACATAAATTACATAACTATTAATAGAAAACTCTTCATACCTAAAACCTAATTCAAATGCTTGATTTCACATTACTTCGGAAATCAGAATATTTTCTACAGTTGATTATGATGGGCGATCCTTTCATCAGCTTTCCTCAACAAAAGATCCAATTTTTCGCATACTCTTCACGTTTTACTAAGCTATTTTCTACTTTTAGTCACAATAACAAATCTCCGCTGTGCAACTCAATCCGGTGAAGAAGCCTACCAGCTGAATTCTCCCCAAGGAAAATTTCCAAAACCAAATCCAATTCGAAAACATGTTAAATATGTTTAGTGGGGGGATCAATAGTATTTCTAATCGAATCCAAAGAGAAAAATGCTCAAACTTTTTGAAGATATAAGACGGCATATAAAAATAAAGCCACGATGTAAAACCATGAGCAAAAGTGGCAAAAGGAGATGGAGAAAAATCGAAAAAGAATTTGAGAGAAAGATATCACCTTTGATCTCGAAGAAGGAAGGTTGTGAGTTGAAGAAAAAAAAGCGAAGGGAAGGGTTTAGGAAATGgggttaggccatccacaacgctgtctctataccgtctcttaaaccgtctcttaactactatttgagcactatttgagggccccactgtccttttttcctccatctcttaactaagagacggaggctgcaacgctccgtctcttaaccgtctctataccgtctcttaattactattcattcaatttaatttataattttttttaaaacccaattcaatttaaacaaacacactttattaaaattaaaacaatattacaacttaacattaaaaaaacgaagacataattaaaattctaaaaaaataaaaatgacataatttaatattctccgccaaagttttcccaaatgtgctcaattagatcctcttggagttgggtgtgggcgctagagtcgcgtgtccttgcccgaatagccaaccgttcttgtatagatggatgcgctccacttcgcggcggactacttgcagttgagcttccgggggattcggggtcgaaccaatttccggcatcgggtccttcgtctcggacaatcatgttgtgcaagattatgcacgtatacatgatgtcgaccatgctctccatgaaccacgaacgagccggggctttgatgatgttgaagcgcgcttggagaaccccgaacgccctctccacatccttgcgcgcagcctcctgcttctgcgcaaaaagagcctgctttgggttcgctggcctgccgcacgtcttcacgaaggtcggccacttcgggtagatgccgtcggcgagatagtaccccattttataccgtcggttgttggcgacgaagttgatggccggcgctttaccatccaaaacttcggtaaagaggtcggactgttggagcacgtttacgtcgttgttcgagccagggaccccgaagtacgcgtgccagatccaaagtcggtagtcggcaacggcctcgagtacaacggttgggtgggtgcctttgtggccgctcgtgtaggaacccctccaagccaccgggcaattcttccattgccagtgcatgcaatcgacactgccaagcatcccggggaatccgtgcacttgttcgtgcaggttgaggaggaactgacaatcctccgtggttggcctccggagaaattcgtcactgaaggctgcccggacgcctctgcagaagttgagcaagcacaagcgcccagtactgtctccgatgtgcaggtattcgtcgaatatgtcggccgtttgtccattcgcaagctgccggatggctgcagtacatttctgcagcgtcgtgtggctgggacgaccgaccgcgtcgaacccttctcggaagaactcctccctggccgccaaagtattcgctatgtggagaaatagcggtttccgcatgcggaaacggcgacggaaataggtatctccccaaatcgggttatcgcagaagtagtcgcgtactaaccgtgcggcggcttcctcccggttccgattgatgtacttccgggagcgtcgtgggggtggtgcggcttcctccgcctctcgtcgtcgatcttcttcgagtgattgttccattaattgacgcatttgctcaaaaggatccatttgtttgagttgattgaagatggaaattggagtgatagagaggatttgagaggaatagatgtgtgtttgtgtttgaaatgagtatggaatagaattatttatagagtaaaaaaattaaaaatttaaaatatgaaaataaatatttaacggtaatattaccgtttgaaaaaaaaaaaaaatttattaaaaatcgattttttttttaaaaaaaatgaattattgcgtcatcagtgacgacgcccactcgcgggccagcgagtgggcgtcacgcacgcatggggacgtgccacgtgtctcgggcgcgtggcgagacagctcgtctcgtgtctctccgagacgagctacgcgacgagccggtcgcgagctggagacgagacggccgctgcaatgcgtctcgcgggggtctcgtctctccgagacgagacgcgagcccggcgcgagacgcgttgtggatggtcttatgcTCGGTGGTTTTTCAGTGTAAATCGTGGCTTGTCCAGGAAGCttggtttttctttctttcttaaaaattcttttattattatatgaATAAATCTTACAACATTTATTAATCATTTTTCAGTAATCACACATAACCAAAACTCATTTCTTAAAGTAAACCTGActgccgagagagagagagagagatttctAAATCGGGCTTCTTTATTTAATTCGAATGCTCACTAAATCATGCAAAGTAAAGCCCAATTAGTGGCACAAATGGGCTCAAGTATTTTTTACATTGGGGTTTAATTAATTTGTTGATTAGTGTTTAGTACTTGTTTaatcaataatttca is part of the Salvia splendens isolate huo1 chromosome 6, SspV2, whole genome shotgun sequence genome and encodes:
- the LOC121808353 gene encoding cytochrome c oxidase copper chaperone-like gives rise to the protein MPSYIFKKFEHFSLWIRLEILLIPPLNIFNMFSNWIWFWKFSLGRIQLMGAGSSSQNSSPVVSIKSLDDQGSAPDVKPKKKICCACPDTKKLRDECIVEHGESACEKWIEAHRKCLRAEGFNV